A region from the Pristiophorus japonicus isolate sPriJap1 chromosome 14, sPriJap1.hap1, whole genome shotgun sequence genome encodes:
- the tmem234 gene encoding transmembrane protein 234 translates to MATVFEVSCLLLVALLWGGTNPFLKKGTEGIEKVKSRNFVTQLFAEIKFLFLNYKYLVPFLLNQSGSVIYYFTLASTDLSLAVLLSNSLTFLFTLLTGKLLGEEMGGKQAMTGMLLTIVGVTLCVASTTSMET, encoded by the exons ATGGCGACCGTCT TTGAAGTTTCCTGCCTGCTCCTGGTGGCACTGCTTTGGGGTGGAACAAACCCCTTTCTGAAGAAGGGCACAGAGGGGATAGAGAAAGTTAAGTCCAGAAACTTTGTCACTCAGCTCTTTGCAGAGATTAAATTTTTATTTCTCAATTACAAG TATTTGGTGCCTTTTCTTCTAAACCAAAGTGGATCAGTTATCTATTACTTCACATTGGCTTCTACAG ACCTGTCGTTGGCTGTGCTCTTATCAAATTCGCTAACATTTCTGTTCACATTACTAACTGGAAAGTTGCTTGGGGAAGAAATGGGCGGAAAAC AGGCTATGACGGGAATGCTGCTGACTATCGTGGGTGTAACTTTGTGTGTTGCCAGTACAACCAGCATGGAGACTTGA